A stretch of DNA from Gimesia chilikensis:
CAAACTTTCAAAATGGACTATGAGAGATCATTTAATAATTTGATCATTGGTAAATAGATTGCCACAATCGGAATGCCCAATAAAAACAACATTCCAGATATCAGCACAGGCTGCAGGATGAATATCAGTGTGCCTGTTTTCAAATCTGCTTTGGTCTGATAGATGTTACTGCTGGCATGCAAAGACTCAACGAAGACCTGTGGGTGGTCCTGCCAGCGAAATATATGAATAAAACTTTTCGTAAAATGTGGAGAACTTTGAGCGGATTCCATCAGGCTGAACCCCGCATTGGTCCGTTTAATCAGAACTTCACACCCCGCGATCAGGTTTGGATCACGCGTCATCTGAGCCGCCAACATGAGTGCTTCGGGTAATTTCACCCTGGCATCAATCAGGCCAGCCAGCATGCGGCAGAATTGAGAGATCGAAGTATTACTCAAAATAGAACCAAACACGGGTATTTGATTCAGTAGCCGACGTCTCAAGGCACGTTTCTTCAGAAAATCAAAACTGAACCAGATTAGTGACATCCCCCCAATAACAATGAACGCGATCTTAATTCCATGCTTGGTTAACAGATCAGCGACACTGATCATCAGAACTGTCAACCCGGGAAGCTCAGTGCCGAAGTCTTCAAAAAGCGATTTGAAATTTCCAACGATGATCGTCATCAGAAAGTAGAACAAAATCAAAGAACCAAGAATTAATACGATTGAATAGAAAAAAGATGTCAGCAATTTATGCCTTGCCTGCCTACGCTGTCTCTCGCTGGCAATATAATCTTCAATCACAGACTCCAGTTTTTCTGTACCAGCGGAGACATGAATCAGGGTAGCAAGGTTTTGTGGTACCGATTGCAAATGCCGTTGGAAGGTATCCTCTTGAGATCTCCCCTGCTCCAGGTCTAATGCCATCCTCTGAAAAGTTCGTGCCAGGCTGATTGATGGCGATTCTTCCGCCAGTGTTCGCAAACTGGCGGACAATGGTAATCCT
This window harbors:
- a CDS encoding type II secretion system F family protein, whose protein sequence is MKQYSYLCINSDGQEVSGFVNARSDESARIKLMEQGLKIVRVDLIESDQTPDSEFSDGDAVDITEFEGESLEDYGKAVWDVSTDYLDSIRNKKQPQIEGLPLSASLRTLAEESPSISLARTFQRMALDLEQGRSQEDTFQRHLQSVPQNLATLIHVSAGTEKLESVIEDYIASERQRRQARHKLLTSFFYSIVLILGSLILFYFLMTIIVGNFKSLFEDFGTELPGLTVLMISVADLLTKHGIKIAFIVIGGMSLIWFSFDFLKKRALRRRLLNQIPVFGSILSNTSISQFCRMLAGLIDARVKLPEALMLAAQMTRDPNLIAGCEVLIKRTNAGFSLMESAQSSPHFTKSFIHIFRWQDHPQVFVESLHASSNIYQTKADLKTGTLIFILQPVLISGMLFLLGIPIVAIYLPMIKLLNDLS